A stretch of DNA from Streptomyces venezuelae:
CGGGCCCGAGATGGCGGCGCAGCCATTCGATGCCCATCCGGTTGGTGACATTGCTCCGCGTCACGAACAGGTCGCGTCCCGCGCGCACGAAATCCGCCGCGTCGAATACCGGCTCGAATTCGGTGAGGATGTGGCGCATCGGTTCACCGACCGCGGGGATGCGGAAATCCGGCTCGAAGAGTTCGTCGGTGAGCTGGGGTTTCGGGGCCGCCGTCCAGCGGGCGCCGCGCCGGAAATAGTCCTTCAGGATCGACCGATAGGGGTGTGTCTCGAAATACCGGCACGGCCAGGCCATCGGGGTCTCGATGATCTCGTCGCCGATCACCAGCATGCTGTCGCGCGGACAGGTGCTGGTGAAGCCGCGTGAGGACCAGTCGGGGGTGCCGAAGCGCCGCCGGTGGTCGACCGGGTCCGGGCGGCGGACGGTGACACCGAGGGATTCCAGGAGTTCGATGAACCGGTCGAGCTCCTGCTGTGCCGGTTCGACCAGCCGGCGCGGATAGCCGAAGCCGGCCGCGAGCCCCTGCAACCGGGCACCCCAGGGCGGAATGTTGCAGGCCACGACCGGGTGCTTGGAGGGAATCGTCGCGCCTTCGAGGCGCCCGACGATGACCTCCTCCAGCGGGTCCCACTCATTGTGCGAATTGACCGGCGACAGATTCATGACTCACTGTATCCGCGCGATGGCGGAAACGAGTGGGATGCCACGGCGGCGCCCCGGCCGGGGAGGCGCCGCCCCGGAGCCGGGGAGGTCCGGCTTCCCGGACCTCCCCGGCCAGTGGGTCAGGCCGCGGTCGCCCGCTCCTCCCGTGCGGTGATCATGGCGTGCAGCCGGTCGGCGGCGGCCCGCCCGAAGGCCGGATCGTTGATGTGGGTGTCGTAGTCGAACAGTTCGGCGGAGGCACCCCGCAGCCCCTCCCGCAGCGCCGTGAACAGGGCCGAGTCCGCAGCCGGATCGTGGTACGGGCCATCCGGCGCGCCCAGGGTGGACAGCCCGTGCAGCGGTACGCACACGGCGGTCGGCCCGGTGGCCGCCCGCAGTTTGGCCGCCACCAGCCGGCCCAGTTCGGTGCACTCCGCCTCGGTGGTACGGATCACCGTGATGGACGGATTGTGGACCCGGACCCGCCGGTAGCGGACCCGCTCGGGCAGCTTCTCCAGCGGCCCGAACTTCACCATGTCCAGCGCCCCCAGGCTCACCACCTGCGGGACGCCGGCCCGCCCGGCCGCGGTGAGCCGGTCGGGGCCGGCGCTCAGGCTGCCCCCGCACAGCTCGTCCGCCAGCTCGCTCAGGGTCAGGTCCAGGACCCCCGCGAACACCCCCTGGCCCGCCAGGGACTCCAGGGTGCGGCCCCCGGTGCCGCTGACATGGAAGACCAGGACCTCGTAGCCGAGTTCGGTGAGTCGTTCGCGGGCCGCGTCCACCCCGACCGTGGTCACCCCCGCCATGCTGGCCGCTATCAGGGGCCGCTCGCCAGAGCTGCGCAGGCCCGGCCGGACGGCCCGGGAGGAGGCCTGGGAGGAGGCCTGGGCGAAGCCCTTCGCCATCCCGGCCGCCGCGTCCGCCGCATTCGCCAGCACTGGCGCCGACACCGTGTTGATGCCTGCGATGTCCACCACGCTGTACATCATGGTGATGTCCGAGGAGCCGACGTACACGGACACGTCCCCGGAGGCCATCGAGGACACCATCAGCTTCGGCACGCCCAGGGGCAGGGCCCGCATGGCGCGGGTCGCGATGGAGGTGCCGCCGCTGCCTCCGATGGCGAGTATCGCGTCCAGCCGCCCCTCGGCGTGCAGGCGTAACACGGTGGCCTCGGCCCCGCGGGCCATCGTGGTGACGGCGGCGCCCCGGTCGGCCGCCGCCCGTAGTTCCGACAGTTCCGTTCCGGCTGCCCGGGCCACCGCTTCGCGGGGCACATCGGCGGGCACCCGGGGGTCGCCCATCACTCCTGTGTCGACCAGGATCACATCGACGCCGGCGCGCAGCAGCCGTTCGCGCAACCAGCCGTACTCCACACCCTTGGTGTCCAGGGTTCCCACCAGCACGACGTTCGTCATGTGTGCAATGTCCACGGGGACGGCACGGCTGGCAACCCCGCCCGCGATCAATCGGCCAACAGTCCCAACAGCCGCTCCAGAAAGGCTACTTGGGACACGATCAGCCGACTGCGGGCCGCTGCGGGGGTGAACCAGGCCACCCGGTCCAGTTCCGGGAACTCCTCGGTCCGTCCCGAGCCCTGCGGCCACTCCAGCGTGAACGTGCCCGGCTGCATCAGGGCCGGATCCAGGTCCGCTTCCACCGCCCAGACCGTCACCAGTTTCCCGTTGGCCTGCCGCACCTCGCCGAGCGGCAGGTACGGGCCGTCCGGCGGCGGCAGCCCGATCTCCTCCGTGAACTCCCGGCGGGCCGCGGCCCGCGGGGTCTCGTCCGGCTCGTACTCGCCCTTCGGGATCGACCAGGCCCCGGCGTCCCGGCGCTCCCAGAACGGCCCGCCCATATGGCCCAGCAGGACCTCCACCGCCGCCTCCGGCCCGGTACGGCGGAACAGGAGCAGCCCGGCACTGCGCTTCTGCGTCATGGGCCATGCCTTCCCCGCGCGGCGGCGGTTCAGTGGCGGCGGTTCAGTGGTGGTGCGGGCCCTCGCGGTGCACCGGGCCGTGCGGGGCGGAGCAGTGCGCGTCGTCCGGTTCCTTACCCGCCCGGCCCACTCGGAGCAGGGTCTCCTGGGCGTGGTCCACCTGCAGGGTGGTGTGGGTGATCCCGTAGTCGGCGCCCAGCAGCTTCTCCAGGTCGCGCCGGACGGCGTGGCAGTCGCCCTCGGGCTCCACCAGGACGTGCGCGGACAGGGCCGCCTCCCCCGAGGTGATCGTCCAGATGTGCAGGTCGTGGACTTCGGTGACCGGCCCGTGGGCGACCAGCCGGTCGCCGACCGCATCCGGGTCCACATGGGCGGGGGCCGCCTCCAGGAGGATCCGCCCGGATTCGCGGACCAGTCCGTAGCCCGCCTTCACCATCAGCGCCACCACGACCAGGGTGGCGATGGCGTCGGCCTGGACGAATCCGGTGGTCAGGACGATCAGGCCGGCCACCGCGGTGCCGATGAACGCGAACAGGTCGTTGAGGATGTGCTGGTAGGCGCCCTCGACATTGAGCGAGGTGCGGTTCGCCCTCGAGATGCACCAGGCCGCCAGAACGTTCACCACGATGCCGGCCAGCGCCGTCACCAGCACCAGCCCGCCCTCCACCTCGGGCGGATCGAGCAGCCGCCGGACCGCCTCGTACGCGAGCCAGACCGCCAGCAGCAGCAGGGTCAGTCCATTGGCCTGGGCGGAGAGTATCTCCGCGCGCTTCAGCCCGTACGTATAGCCGCCACGGGCCGGCCGGGCCGCCAGCCGCATCGCGATCAGCGCCAGCACGATGGAGACGGCGTCGGTCAGCATGTGCGCGGCGTCCGAGATCAGGGCCAGGGACTGCGCCACGATGCCGATGACCACCTCGACGGCCATGAAGGCACAGATCAGTGACAGGGCGATGGCCAGCCAGCGGCGGTCGGCGTCCGCGGCCACTCCGTGGTCGTGTCCGTGTCCGGGCCGGTGGTCGTGTCCGCGGTCGTGTCCGTGCCCCTGGTCGTGCCCGTGGTCGTGTGCGCGGTCGTGTGCACCCATGGCGTCCCCCGTGTGTTCGGTTACCGACGCGTGAAGTGAAGCGCACCTTTCCGAGATCGGCAAAGGCTGCAACGGGGACCGTTGTCATTACCCATAAGAAGGCTCTGACCTGCGGTTATGCCGGGTCGGACGGATCGTGGGAAAATCTGGTCATGGTCCAGCGCCCTGGTGTGCCGACCGCGCCCGAGCTCGTCCTGGAGACGGACACGGGCTCCACCGTGATGAGTCCGGGCCGGACCTACCGCGTCGGCCGGGACCCGCTGAGCGAGATCTTCCTCGACGACGCCCGGGTCTCCTGGCACCACGCGAACCTCCACATCGACGGGGACCACTGGACCGTGGAGGACGAGGACAGCACCAACGGAACCTGGGCCGACGGCCGCCGCATCCACGCCTGGGAGATCGGCCCCGGCAGCGAACTCCGCTTCGGCAGCGCCCTCGACGGACCGCGCGCCGTCCTGCTCGGGCCACCGGACGGTGCCGGGCCCGCAGGGGCCGCCGGGGCCGTCGGGACCGCCGGGCCCGCGGGCGTCGGCAACCCCTCCCTGACCAGCACCTTCCGACAGCCCACCGCCGTCCGGCCGCTGCCCGCGCGGACCACCGTACGGATCGGCCGCGACCCCGGGAACGACCTGGTCATCGAGGATCTGGTGGTCTCCCGCCGGCACGCCGAACTCCGCTCCCTCGCCGACGGCAGCCACGAGATCGCCGACCTCGGCAGCCACAACGGCACCTACCTCAACGGCGCGCCCGTCGAAACCGCCCGCGTCGCCGACGGCGACATCATCGGCATCGGCCACTCCGCCTTCTGCCTGGTCGGCGACGAACTCCAGGAGTTCATTGACACCGGCGAGGTCTCCCTCGACGTCCAGGACCTCACCGTGGCCGTCGACCACGGCCGCAAGACCCTCCTCGACCAGGTCTCCTTCCCGGTCGGCGCCAGATGCCTGCTCGCCGTCGTCGGGCCCAGCGGGGCCGGGAAGTCCACGCTGCTCGGCGCCCTCACCGGGCTGCGCCCCGCCGACCGCGGCGCCGTCCTCTACGACGGCCGCGACCTCTACCGCGACTACGCCGAACTCCGCAGCCGGATCGGCCTGGTGCCGCAGGACGACATCCTGCACTCCCAGCTCACCGTCCGCCGCGCCCTCTCGTACGCCGCCGAGCTCCGCTTCCCGCAGGACACCGCGGCGGCCGAACGGGAAGCACGGGTCGACGAAGTGATCGGTGAGCTCGGTTTGGAGCAGCGCTCCGACCAGCCGATCCACAGCCTCTCCGGCGGCCAGCGCAAACGCGTCTCGGTCGCCCTGGAGCTGCTGACGAAGCCCTCCCTGCTGTTCCTGGACGAGCCCACCTCCGGCCTCGACCCCGGCATGGACCGGTCCGTGATGCACATGCTGCGCGGCCTGGCCGACGACGGCCGCACGGTCATCGTGGTCACCCACAGCGTGCTCAGCCTCGACGTCTGCGACCGGCTCCTGGTCCTGGCGCCCGGCGGGCGGATCGCCTACTACGGACCTCCGGCCGAGACCCTCCGCTTCTTCGGCTTCGAGCAGTGGCCGGAGGCCTTCGAGGCCTTCGAGAACCGGCGGGACCGGGACTGGGCGGGGGAGTACCGGGCCTCCTCCTACCACCACAGGTACGTCGCCGGCCCCGGACGGCAGCCGGCGCCGTCCGCGCCGGCTGACCTGCCCGGCGGCCGGGAGTCCGGCACCGGCACCGGCACCGGTACCGTGTCCCCGCCGCCCAAGGCGCAGAGCTGGGGCGCCCAGCTCTCCACCCTGGTGCGCCGCTATGCCGCCGCGCTGAGCGCCGACCGCACCTTCCTCGTCATCATGATCGCCCTGCCGTTCGTGATGGGCGCGATGGCCCGGGCTCTCGCCGGATCCGCCCTCACCGTCGAGACCGCGATGAACGCCCTGCTCATCCTGTGCGTCGGCGGAGTACTCACCGGCGCCGCCAACGCGGTCCGTGAACTCGTCAAGGAACGGGTCATCTACCAGCGGGAACGGGCCGTCGGGCTGTCCCGCTCCGCCTATCTGATGTCCAAGGTCGTGGTCCTCGGCGCCATCACCGTCGCCCAGGCCGTGGTCCTCACCCTGGTGGGCCTTTACGGGGTCGATCTCAACGCCCCGGACGGCCGGGGCGTCCTGTTCCCACCCCTGATCGAGATCACCCTCGCGGTGGCCCTGCTGGCCTTCACCGCGATGATGCTCGGCCTGCTGGTCTCCGCACTCGTCCGCAAGGAGGAGGTCACCATGCCGCTGCTGGTCCTCCTCGCCATCGTCCAGGTCGTCTTCTGCGGCGCCCTGCTCAAACTCGACGGAGTACCGGTGATCGAACAACTGGCCTGGCTGGTGCCGTCCCGGTGGGCGCTCGGCGCCATGGCGGGCACCATCGACCTCGGTGCGATCGTGCCCGGCAAGCTCACCCAGGACCCGCTGTTCGCCCATGACGCCGGCGTCTGGCTGCTCAACATGGGCATGCTGATCGCGCTGTCCGTCCTGTTCGGCGTCCTGGTGCTGCGGCTGCTGCGCCGGCACGAGCCCGCGATCATGCGGAAGTAGCGCCGGACATGACCCAGCCCCGGAACGCCGACACCGGCACTCCCACCGTCCGTGCCGCTGCCGCCCCCGCCGCGCCTGCCGCCCCCGTCGCTCCCGCCGACCCGCTGTCGGGCTTCCACCCCACGCATGTGGTCCCCCAGGACGGGCTGCCAGCCTGGGAGGGCCCCGACCTGTCGCGGCCCACCTCGCCCCTCGACCCCTTCCTGCCGGTCGAGCTGCTCGCCCGGCGCGGCGAATGGGGCGAGATCCGGTGCGCCAACGGCTGGACCGCCTGGGTCGACGGGCGGCTCCTGGTGGCCGTCCCGCAGCCGCCGCCCACGGCCGGCCGGCCGCTCACCCGGGCCGAGGACCCCCGGCCGCTGCTGGACCGTACCGCCGAAGCCCTCGACCGCTACCGCCAGGCCAGCCGGGACCGTACCGCCGGCCGCTGCGACACCGAGACCTTCCGGCAGGCCACCCACGGCCTGCGGGCCGGAGTGGTGCTGGACGGGGAACGCGTCTGGCTCTACGACGACACGGCCGGCCGCTGGATGTACGGGGACGGAGCCCGGCTGGCCACCTACGCCGTCGCGGCCGGACCGGGCAGCCACCCGGACGAACCCGCCGCACCACACCCGGCCACATCCGAAACCCCGGAGCCGAGCCCGCCCACCCACCCGCCCACCCGCATCGTCGGGCCCGGTGCACCCTGATGACCGACGACCTCCCCAAGCCCCCCGAGCCGGCCGAGCCGACCGGGCCTAACGAGCCGACCGGGCCTAACGAGCCGACCGGGCCTGACGAGCCGACCGGGCCGGTCGGGCCCACCGAGCTGCGTGGCCCCACCGAGCTCCGCGGGCCCACAGAGCCGAACGAGCCGAACGAGCCGAACGGGTCCGCCGGGCCCGGTGATGCGGGTGGGCTCCGCGAGCCGCCCGAATCCTCCGGGCTTCCGGTGGGCCGCCCCTCCGACCTCCACGGGCGGCGGATCGCCGACTACCGGGTGGAGGCCGAGATCGGCCGCGGCGGCATGGCCGTCGTCTACCGGGCCACCGACCTGCGCCTGGACCGCACCGTCGCCCTCAAACTGCTCGCCCCCGAACTGGCCCGCAACGACACCTTCCGACGACGTTTCGTACACGAATCGAAGGTGGCCGCGGCCATCGACCACCCGCACATCGTGCCCGTGTTCGAGGCCGGCGAGACGGAGGGCATCCTCTACATCGCCATGCGCTACGTCCCCGGACTCGACCTGCGGGCCCTGCTGGACCGCAGCGGACCGCTGCCCGTGGAAACCGCCGCCCGGATCGCCGTACAGATCGCCTCGGCCCTGGACGCCGCCCACGACCACAACCTGGTCCACCGGGACGTGAAACCCGGCAACGTCCTGATCGCCGCGGGCACCGACACCGACCACCCCGAGCACGCCTACCTCACCGACTTCGGGCTGACCAAGAAGTCGCTCTCGCTGACCGGTTTCACCAGCGTCGGCCAGTTCGTCGGCACCCTCGACTACGTGGCCCCCGAGCAGATCTCGGGCAAGCCCGTCGACGGCCGCTGCGACGTCTACAGCCTCGGCTGCGTGGTGTACGAGACCCTCACCGGCGGCCCGCCCTTCCGGCGGGACGACGACATGGCCCTGCTCTGGGCGCACCAGTACGATCCGCCGCCGCCGGTCACCGAGCAGCGGCCCGAGCTGCCGCCCGCCGTGGACGAAGTCCTGGCGCGCGCCCTCGCGAAGTCCCCGGAGGACCGCTGGCCCACCTGCCTGGAGTTCGCGGTGGCCTTCCGCGGGGCCGCCACCACGCCCGGCGGACACGCGCCGCCCCGGACCCCGGACCACGGCCCGGCGGACACCGTGGTCGTGGACACCGCGCAGGCGGGCACACGCCCGCCGGACACCCCGCCGGACTCCCCGCCGCCCCCGCCGCCGGACTGGGCCCTGCCGGTGTTCGGCGCCCGCGCCCCCGGGTCACCGCACCAGGCCCACTAGACGCTGCCGCCCCGACGCTGCACGGGCTTCGCCAGCAGGGCACCGAGGAACCCCGCCACCGCGCCCCACACCAGGGCCAGGCCGACCGTGCGCCACAGCACCGCGTACAGTTCCACCGAGGCGTTGAGTCCCTCGACCTCGCCGATGCCCAGCACCGACAGCCCGAACTGGGCCTGGACCCGTCCCAGCAGGCACACCGTCAGTACGGTCAGGGCCAGGGTCACCGCCAGGTGCAGCGCATGCTGCCAGGGCCGCACCCGCGCAGGGGAGCGTACGGCGGCCAGGAAGCCCGTACCGAGCAGCAGCACGGCCGCCACGGCCACCAGCCACCAGGCCCGCGGATCCCGTTCGGCCAGGGTGCCCACATCCACCATGGACAGGTCGGGCGTCCGCAGCACCTCGTCCAGCAGCCGCGGCATCGGCAGCCCGAAGGGGCCCTCCACCCTGCCCTGCCAGGCGCCGCCGAGGCCCACGGTGAGCGCGAGCCAGACCAGGTTCGGCAGCCCGAGCAGCAGGACGGCGAGGGTCTCCGGGGCCCGGCCCCGGGTCAGCGCCACCACCAGCCCGATCACCGCGCCCAGCACCACGTACGCCAGGAGCAGTACCACCGCCGCATGGGCGGCCGGGCGGACCGCCGCATGGAAGCGGACCAGCCCGGCGGGCAGCGGAGCGCTGCGCGACACCAGCAGGGTGATCACCAGCAGGCCCAGGATCCACAGCAGGCCGAACAGCAGGGTGCCGGGCAGATCCGCCCGGAAGGCCACTGTCGGTCCGGAGTCGAGGAGTTCGCCGATCTCGCCGATCGGGGAGTCGCCGGTGGAGATTCCGAAGGTGTGGTGGGCGAACAGGGCGAAGCCGGTCAGGGCCAGCAGCCACAGCAGTACCAGCGGGGCGGCTCGGGCGAGGAGCTCGCCGCCGCCGGCCACGGCCCGGCCGCGCAGCGGACGCAGGAAGCCGGATCCGACGGCCAGGGCGCCGGCCAGGCTCACGGACAGCGGCAGCACCGCGAGGCCGGCCTGGGCCTCGGCCAGGAATCCGGCCCCGCCGGACAGCTCCACCGAGCCGCCGGCGGCCATCACCACGACCGCGGCCACCACCTTCGGATAGGCCCCGCCGGGCAGGTCACCGGCGCCCGCGAAGGCCAGACCGGCCGCGGCGACCGCGGTCATCGCAACGAACCCCGCCAGCACCGCGAGCACGGCGTCACGCCAGGAACGGCTCACACGGCCACCGTAGGCAGCCTCCGCTCCGTGGCACCACCTGAACGGCGCAGGCACGGGTGCGGGGGAGTGACGGTTGTCCGGAGACTTCAGGGAACGCACCTCCTCCGATCCTCCGAACGGGAGAGCACCGTGACGACGCAACCCTCGGGCACGCCGCCGCCGGAGCGCCCCACCGGTCCGCCGTCCGGGCCGTTGTCGGGCGGTGGCGCGGCGAGCGGCGGCGGTGGCGGTGCCAGAGGTGCGGCCGGCGGCCCGGGCGGGCCCCCTGGCCCCGGAGGGCCCACCGGCCCGCCGGGGCCACCAGAGCAGCCGGAGCCGCCGGGCCCGCCGGAGCCGCGGCGGCCCGGCGGAACGCCCTGGTGGCGGTCGGTTCCCCGGCTGGCGACCGTGATCGTGGCCCTGGCCGTCGCCGTGGTGCTGGCGGTAGTGCTCACCCGGCCCGACGGGAAGCCCGCGGTCACCGGCGGAGAGCTCTTCCTCGAGCCCGCGGGATCGGCCGGCCGGGCACCGTTCACCGAGTCCACCGCCACCACCAGCGGCGAGCAGGAGCCCCGGCCGGCCGTCACGGCCGCCCAGCCGACCGGCACGGCCACCGTCGCCACCCGCCCCCACACCGGCGATCAGCCCGGCCTGTACGGCGGTACCAGGGACACTGCCAGCTGCGACGTCGAGAAGCAGATCCGGGTGCTGGGCGAGCAGCCCGCGAAGAACGCGGCCTTCGCCGCGGCGCTCGGCAGGCAGCCGGCGGAGGTGCCCGGCTACCTGCGGTCCCTCACCCCGGTCCAGCTGCGGGTGGACACCAGGGTCACCAACCACGGCTACGAGGACGGCCGGGCCACCGCCTACCAGGCCGTACTCGAGGCGGGGACGGCGGTGCTGGTCGACGACCGGGGGGTGCCGCGGGTGCGGTGCGCCTGCGGGAACCCGCTGGGGGAGCCGGTGGCGCTGAAGCCGAACTCGACGCGGCACGGGAAGCCCTGGGCGGCGTACCACCCACAGAACACGGTGGTGATCGCGCCCGCCCCGAAGACGGTCAAGAAGATCGTGATCTACGACCACCAGAGCCGCGGTTGGTACGAACGCGAGCGAGGGCACGCCCCGGAGCCGGACAAGCCCGTCCCCCGCCCGCCGGCCCCGGTACACCCGGCCTCCCCACCCCCAACGACGGAGCCCGCACCGAACACCCCCTCCCCAACCCCAACGCCCACCCCACCCCCGACCTCGGCCACCACCACATCGAAGCCACCCGGCCTGACCGGGGAGACCCCAACCGCCACGCCGTCCGCCCCAACCACCCTCAGCCCCCCGCCCCCGCCCCCGTCCCTGCCCCCAACCCCACCGCCCCCGCCCGAGCTCACCCCTCCGGGGTCGACCTCACTTCCCCCGGTCGGGGCCGACTAGAGCCTGTCTGATGGGTTGTTGTCCGGGTGATGAGCCCGAGGTCAGTGCAGGTCCACCTGGAAGGCGTGACGGTGATCGGTGGGGCAGGTGAAGATGCGCAGGTCTCCCCACCGGCCGACGACGACCCCTGTCTCGTCGTCGCTGGCCACAGTGAACAGCAGTGTCATGGCCGTGCCGCAGTCGCCGCAGGGAAACACTGCTGGGTGCGTCAGGTGCCAGGTCGGCCAGCCGCCGAGCTTCGAGCCGGCGAGGCGGGTGATGACATCACGGCCGTCGCCGGTCTCGTGGACGAGTTCCTCCAGCCGCGGACGCAGCTCTGGGGGCAGCGCCT
This window harbors:
- a CDS encoding amidinotransferase; this encodes MNLSPVNSHNEWDPLEEVIVGRLEGATIPSKHPVVACNIPPWGARLQGLAAGFGYPRRLVEPAQQELDRFIELLESLGVTVRRPDPVDHRRRFGTPDWSSRGFTSTCPRDSMLVIGDEIIETPMAWPCRYFETHPYRSILKDYFRRGARWTAAPKPQLTDELFEPDFRIPAVGEPMRHILTEFEPVFDAADFVRAGRDLFVTRSNVTNRMGIEWLRRHLGPGYRIHEIESRCRTPMHIDTTFVPLGPGRVLVNPEYIDVDRLPEAIGSWDILVAPEPDPIHEHLLKVTSMCGKWLSMNVLVIDEKRVIAERHHTGMLRALEGWGFEPIPCDLLHYAPFAGSFHCATLDVRRRGTLESYVD
- a CDS encoding Tm-1-like ATP-binding domain-containing protein, producing MTNVVLVGTLDTKGVEYGWLRERLLRAGVDVILVDTGVMGDPRVPADVPREAVARAAGTELSELRAAADRGAAVTTMARGAEATVLRLHAEGRLDAILAIGGSGGTSIATRAMRALPLGVPKLMVSSMASGDVSVYVGSSDITMMYSVVDIAGINTVSAPVLANAADAAAGMAKGFAQASSQASSRAVRPGLRSSGERPLIAASMAGVTTVGVDAARERLTELGYEVLVFHVSGTGGRTLESLAGQGVFAGVLDLTLSELADELCGGSLSAGPDRLTAAGRAGVPQVVSLGALDMVKFGPLEKLPERVRYRRVRVHNPSITVIRTTEAECTELGRLVAAKLRAATGPTAVCVPLHGLSTLGAPDGPYHDPAADSALFTALREGLRGASAELFDYDTHINDPAFGRAAADRLHAMITAREERATAA
- a CDS encoding NUDIX domain-containing protein produces the protein MTQKRSAGLLLFRRTGPEAAVEVLLGHMGGPFWERRDAGAWSIPKGEYEPDETPRAAARREFTEEIGLPPPDGPYLPLGEVRQANGKLVTVWAVEADLDPALMQPGTFTLEWPQGSGRTEEFPELDRVAWFTPAAARSRLIVSQVAFLERLLGLLAD
- a CDS encoding cation diffusion facilitator family transporter gives rise to the protein MGAHDRAHDHGHDQGHGHDRGHDHRPGHGHDHGVAADADRRWLAIALSLICAFMAVEVVIGIVAQSLALISDAAHMLTDAVSIVLALIAMRLAARPARGGYTYGLKRAEILSAQANGLTLLLLAVWLAYEAVRRLLDPPEVEGGLVLVTALAGIVVNVLAAWCISRANRTSLNVEGAYQHILNDLFAFIGTAVAGLIVLTTGFVQADAIATLVVVALMVKAGYGLVRESGRILLEAAPAHVDPDAVGDRLVAHGPVTEVHDLHIWTITSGEAALSAHVLVEPEGDCHAVRRDLEKLLGADYGITHTTLQVDHAQETLLRVGRAGKEPDDAHCSAPHGPVHREGPHHH
- a CDS encoding FHA domain-containing protein; protein product: MVQRPGVPTAPELVLETDTGSTVMSPGRTYRVGRDPLSEIFLDDARVSWHHANLHIDGDHWTVEDEDSTNGTWADGRRIHAWEIGPGSELRFGSALDGPRAVLLGPPDGAGPAGAAGAVGTAGPAGVGNPSLTSTFRQPTAVRPLPARTTVRIGRDPGNDLVIEDLVVSRRHAELRSLADGSHEIADLGSHNGTYLNGAPVETARVADGDIIGIGHSAFCLVGDELQEFIDTGEVSLDVQDLTVAVDHGRKTLLDQVSFPVGARCLLAVVGPSGAGKSTLLGALTGLRPADRGAVLYDGRDLYRDYAELRSRIGLVPQDDILHSQLTVRRALSYAAELRFPQDTAAAEREARVDEVIGELGLEQRSDQPIHSLSGGQRKRVSVALELLTKPSLLFLDEPTSGLDPGMDRSVMHMLRGLADDGRTVIVVTHSVLSLDVCDRLLVLAPGGRIAYYGPPAETLRFFGFEQWPEAFEAFENRRDRDWAGEYRASSYHHRYVAGPGRQPAPSAPADLPGGRESGTGTGTGTVSPPPKAQSWGAQLSTLVRRYAAALSADRTFLVIMIALPFVMGAMARALAGSALTVETAMNALLILCVGGVLTGAANAVRELVKERVIYQRERAVGLSRSAYLMSKVVVLGAITVAQAVVLTLVGLYGVDLNAPDGRGVLFPPLIEITLAVALLAFTAMMLGLLVSALVRKEEVTMPLLVLLAIVQVVFCGALLKLDGVPVIEQLAWLVPSRWALGAMAGTIDLGAIVPGKLTQDPLFAHDAGVWLLNMGMLIALSVLFGVLVLRLLRRHEPAIMRK
- a CDS encoding serine/threonine-protein kinase, with amino-acid sequence MTDDLPKPPEPAEPTGPNEPTGPNEPTGPDEPTGPVGPTELRGPTELRGPTEPNEPNEPNGSAGPGDAGGLREPPESSGLPVGRPSDLHGRRIADYRVEAEIGRGGMAVVYRATDLRLDRTVALKLLAPELARNDTFRRRFVHESKVAAAIDHPHIVPVFEAGETEGILYIAMRYVPGLDLRALLDRSGPLPVETAARIAVQIASALDAAHDHNLVHRDVKPGNVLIAAGTDTDHPEHAYLTDFGLTKKSLSLTGFTSVGQFVGTLDYVAPEQISGKPVDGRCDVYSLGCVVYETLTGGPPFRRDDDMALLWAHQYDPPPPVTEQRPELPPAVDEVLARALAKSPEDRWPTCLEFAVAFRGAATTPGGHAPPRTPDHGPADTVVVDTAQAGTRPPDTPPDSPPPPPPDWALPVFGARAPGSPHQAH
- a CDS encoding streptophobe family protein, with translation MSRSWRDAVLAVLAGFVAMTAVAAAGLAFAGAGDLPGGAYPKVVAAVVVMAAGGSVELSGGAGFLAEAQAGLAVLPLSVSLAGALAVGSGFLRPLRGRAVAGGGELLARAAPLVLLWLLALTGFALFAHHTFGISTGDSPIGEIGELLDSGPTVAFRADLPGTLLFGLLWILGLLVITLLVSRSAPLPAGLVRFHAAVRPAAHAAVVLLLAYVVLGAVIGLVVALTRGRAPETLAVLLLGLPNLVWLALTVGLGGAWQGRVEGPFGLPMPRLLDEVLRTPDLSMVDVGTLAERDPRAWWLVAVAAVLLLGTGFLAAVRSPARVRPWQHALHLAVTLALTVLTVCLLGRVQAQFGLSVLGIGEVEGLNASVELYAVLWRTVGLALVWGAVAGFLGALLAKPVQRRGGSV
- a CDS encoding DUF6777 domain-containing protein; the encoded protein is MIVALAVAVVLAVVLTRPDGKPAVTGGELFLEPAGSAGRAPFTESTATTSGEQEPRPAVTAAQPTGTATVATRPHTGDQPGLYGGTRDTASCDVEKQIRVLGEQPAKNAAFAAALGRQPAEVPGYLRSLTPVQLRVDTRVTNHGYEDGRATAYQAVLEAGTAVLVDDRGVPRVRCACGNPLGEPVALKPNSTRHGKPWAAYHPQNTVVIAPAPKTVKKIVIYDHQSRGWYERERGHAPEPDKPVPRPPAPVHPASPPPTTEPAPNTPSPTPTPTPPPTSATTTSKPPGLTGETPTATPSAPTTLSPPPPPPSLPPTPPPPPELTPPGSTSLPPVGAD